The window GTGCTCATCACTCTGCTTCCCATGATCCCTCAAGCCGGGAAGCAGCACCTCTGGGAGTATTTCGACATCTTCGGCCGCCTGGCGTCGTGGAACCTCAAGAACCCAGGTAGGACAGGATGCTGCTGAATCTTCTGGTAGCTCCGTGTTCGTCCCGCTGACCATCTCCTCCCATCCAGGCCACGTTTCCGAGGTCTACTTGATCCACCTCCACGCCTCCGTCTACTCCCTCTTCCACAGGCTCTATGGAATGTATCCATGCAACTTTGTTTCATACCTGCGCTCCCACTACAGCATGAAGGAGAACATGGAGACCTTTGAGGAGGTGGTGAAGGTGAGGTATAATGTCACAAGTGAGCAGGCACTGCCCCTCACCCAGCTAAGCCCAGCTTGTTACCTAGCAATGCCAGTGGAACTCTGcacatcacctagcaaccaaagcttaggtccagcacgtttggtctgCTAATTttaccgctgtacaatggctcctggaaaagacaagtgttttgttttggatctACCATCTATAAACCACTTTCTGGATTCtagttggttgtgcaggaggttctactaatgctttttaaatatgtgagGTTGTATagttgcgcatctgtttgcagccattttcaggtgtgagtgtaaatgttgaattGGGGGCGTcgccagcagcagattatttggatttaaagtgacaggaggccctaaaacagataaaatctcattatctaagactTATGATTTCATGAACAAAGTGTAATAAAGGATAGCAGGTCAGCGTTAACAACTGTGTGAAACCCTTTCAGCCAATGCTTGAACACGTTCGTATACATCCCGAGTTGGTGACAGGAACCAAGGACCACGAGCTGGACCCCACCAGGTAAACCCGTCCTGCTCCTCCCATATAAAATCCTCCTTTAGTTTTATTCGTTTCTGACTTCCTGATGGCGCTCTGCTTTCCTACCAGGTGGAAAAAGTATGAAATCCATGATATCGTCATTGAATGTGCCAAAGTGTCCCTAGACCCAAAGGAGGCGTCCTGTGAGGAGGGCTACGCCACCATGCCTGAGAACTTTTACCCACAAGCCCACCTGCGGGCGCAGGACTCCACATCGAGCCCCTACACAGACCTGCACAGCAGCTACGGTGAGAAAACACTTAATGCTGAATTTAtctcatatttctgtttatttctttgcCAAAAATCAAAATTCGTTCTCTctcaaagtattcacacctctgtttataaatgtttgaTGTATGAAGCCTAGGattgaaacgattaatcacgattaatcatttattgaaataatcgtcagctAATTTAGggattgattaatcgttaactggagtacacaGACTGAAAACAGWgtaatttactgaaaaaacaacattcagagcagtaatgaaGCCaaaagtggacaaaaaaaatccacattttctatgcaagataaaaacacctttatatgtaaacatgttttagccaaaacttGGCTTTAAAGTTTCAACTCTACTAACGGTATGCTATGACTTTTTGGAGTAAGATTAGTTTAAGATTTTAGAAAGTATTGATTCCTCATCTTCTCAGCAGTAACTTCTCAGCAGTAACTTTGCAGTCGCTACGTTTATGTTTACATTGGCTCCCATGTTTGTTCTCGACAGGAAGTTCCTCTTCGACGCCGTTCTCGACTCCGCGGCAGCCGCTGCCCCCTCCCCTGTCCCTGCCGCCCCTCTCAGGCACTCAGTCCTCCTCGTCCTACCGAAGCCCGCAGACCTCCAGACGGCAGGTGAGGTCATCCATCCGCTGATTTAGGACTGGATTCATCgagtttcaaaaatgtaatctttggAAAATCTCCTATTTATTTTGGGCTTTCAACTCTGCGATAAAATGTTAGGGCCAGGctaagatttacattttttaattcagagaATAAAGTTAATAGCATTGCaagaaaacagtcaaaataatacgaaaataaagtattaccagaataaagtttaaatattttgaggATGAAGAAATMATTTTATGAGAACTCttacatgaaaaacattaaaaaaaattaaatatgtggtAATAGTGATACCACATTGGTGATGGTATCGCACCAGAAGTTGGAAACAATCTCGATAActtacattaaaataacttttttttctcatttgataaaattggagattttttttttttttcaaattacccagcaatagtttgttttttttgttgttttctttttaacctcttaaataaatttgaagagAATTTGagccactgaaaaaagaaaaattctgattttaatctcagaattctgaccttttttGCCCTCAAAATTCTGACTATTTTCTTCGTAAATGATTTTAAGAAGAAattggctgctggaaaaaaaaaattaagatttttttttttctcagaaatctgacttttctcaaaattaaaaaaaaacaaatttttttggttttcaaaaatctgacttttttctaaaaatgttgattttaatctCAGGATTCTAACTTTGCTCAAAATTAGAACTTTTCCCCCTAAAAATTctggttttaatttcaaaattctgactttttttctcagaaaattgaagtcagaattttgaggaaaaagtccaaattcctttctttatgttttatttttccctgcGGTCCTCATCGTCCTCCATTYgtttgtgtttgtgcagaacTCCAACAGTGAGCTGAATTCTTCCTGTGGGGGGAAGGACCCCCTGTGGAGCCCCTCCTCTCTGTGCGGCATGGCCACGCCCCCTTCCTCCCGGGGCATGTCGCCCAACCTGGAGCTCTCCCACAGTGCCTCACACCTTCCCAGCCGCTTCCACAGCACGTCAGGTACAGAACGARCGYAGCGCCGCTGCATCGCTCCACRACGTTCWACGCYGCKGCTGAATTCGTTTGTTTCGCTCTGAGCAGGGGGAAAAGGAACGCCGGCCTCCAGCACTCCAGCCACCTCATCCCCACCTCCCACTCTGTCAGATGACTTCCCTGTAATCTCCTTACCAGCCAACACGGTCCAGTCCAGTCCGCCGAGAAAAGTATGAAAACTCTCCGTCTGTTTTATTAACGGCTCKGTGGAACAGGAAtgcagtcatggccaaaagtttgacagacataaaaatgtttttgtagctTGAAAATGTGGCCATAACTTATGCACATCAGTTGTTCAAAACTTTGTACTTTACAGTTTTGTTGcccagatggaaacaaattgtacatatatttgtgcaaaaatacacatttaaagaacaaaatttAGTGCATCTCTTTAGTGGAAACATATTTAAGTTGCATTTTAAGGCTATAAAGCATTAATCTGCATCTGAGCCACCATGTTCACCAAAACATTTCGTCCATCGCTCTTAGGTTACCATATAGGAATTAACTCAATGAAGTTCGAATAATCYaacttttttttgtgtttaggaTCGTCGACACGGCGAAAGCAGCAAGCCTGGGCTGGTGAGACAGGAGCACGTCAGAGACWTGGAGAAGAGTGGAGAGGGAGCTGCAAACAGAGGTTAGACACGTTAAAGCTGGACCAGATCccataaatcaataaacaagGTTGACACTTCCAATCAGGTCAGGAGACGGAGAACACACTGGTAACCAGTCTGTTCCAATACATTACTGAGGCTTTAATTTAACTATTAGTTCATTTTTACCTTAGTGTGTCGTATCTTAGCTTATTTAATTTGGCTTATTTGTACCTTAGCTTACATTGTTTGTGGATTATCTTAGCTTGTTTCTCTTTAGCTTATCTTCTTTTTACATTATCACATCTTATCTCATCTTGGCATAGCTTAGCTTATTTTAGCTTAgcttgtttttatcttattgtgTTGTACTATCTAAGCTTATGTTGGTTTAGCTTATCTTTGTATTAGTTTACACTGTGTGTTATCTTTGCTTATTTCACCTTAGCTTAGCTTGTTTTTACCATATTGTGTAATGTCTTAGCTTTTCTTGGTGTAGTTTGGTTTAACTTATTTTAGCTTAGTTTATACAACCTTATTGTGTTGTATTATCTAATCTAATCCTGGTTAAGCAGCTTAACTTTTGCTAACTTAGCCAAGCTAACCAAAGTTAACTAAACTAACTTAGGTTAGTTAAGATAAGCTAAGTTAGCTTAGTTAACTTAGCTTTTCTTAGTCTTACCTTAGCTTACCTTATTTATAGCTTATTATAACTTATTTCACATTAGCTTATTTTTACCTTATTGTGTTGTATCATAGCTTATTTTAGCTTAGCTTGTTTCACCTCGGCTCATTTGTAATGTATCATATCTTAACTTAGCTTGACTTAGCTTAGCTTATTTTTTAGCTTagtttagctttgtttttaCCTTACTTTATCAAAAATGAACCACTGAATCTGTGAAACCTTGTCTGTTTTCTGAAAGCGTTTTCTTCAAACATATCCACCgtctttaaacatttgttttttccttatCAGACGCAGGAAGTTCAGCGAATGTCACCATGACGCTGACGGAGCTGTCGGTTTTCGTGACGAAGCAGGAGCTGGACCTTCAGCTGAGAAcggagaaggagagagaagaaGGTCAGTCTGTGGTGMAAAAACAATGCGGCCAtgaaaaatcatgcaaagtcacattaaaagtgtctttatttaccGAATGGCCCTTCATGACAACAGCCAAAAACATTCACTCTATATTCACTCCTTCATGGTCATGTCAATGTTATGCaaaacctttcaaataaagttttaacggcaaaactaacttagaagaaACTTTTGAGCAAGAaatattagcttgttttaagtcgatattgatgaaaaagtacaactTCGACTTACAGATTATTGgatttataacatgggaaaagtaacatgttttaagtgaaataatccgccaatggaactagaactgggttgttaggtaacgggctgggcgtggctgtggttgctaggtaacggcagtGGAATATTCTAcaaatggaactagaactttttcatcattattgacttaaaaaaagcttGCATATCTTGctgttacttataagttagtcttatttcaagtgtactaagatatttacagtagaaactACTGTAAATATACAAGCAAAACACAGTGTGtcattgattaatcagattaatcatgaatttctttgtgtttctgctgcagctgccatCACAGAGGAGCTGATGAAACTCACAGAAGACAAGCAGGAGCTGCCTGGGCTGAGAGGCTACGACTCTCCTTTCTTCCACACCACTGAGACACTGACGGGCCGCCAGACGCAGAACCCGWCCTCCTCCTCCAACACGCACCCAGGCGGTTCCGTCAGAGAGCTTCGCTACGCCGCGTCCACTCCGGACAGAGCCGAGAGCGCCTTAGGCGGCGGCGCTGGCGACAGAGCAGCGGCGTCGGATCGGTCCGCCGTGGATCGGTCCTGGTCCTTCCAGTCCGGCTTCACCCCCATCGACCACCACCTGCTCCGGAGCCCCTCCGCCCCCGACGACGACTCCTCCAAGTTTGAGATGTTCTCCCCGAGCCCGTGCGGCAAAGCGCCGGTTCCGTACGAGTCGCTGTTCGCTCTGGCCCTGCCCAGGGCCGCCTCGCTGTTCGTGGGTCAGAAGACATCGGAGGCGGTCCACAAGGCGGCGATGGAGCGACTGCTGCAGCGCGAGGAGGGCCTGGAGGACGGGGAGGAGGAGGGCGTGGCGTCGGCGTCGCCACTGGAGGTGCTGGATCGCCTTGTTCAGCAGGGGAGTGACGCCCACGACAAAGTCCTCAAGAGGTGATGCTCAGATTTTATCTTTAGTTTGTGGTGGGCAGCTGGGYCTCGTTGGTCATAAATCAGTTAACCTCATGATAATTTACAACAAACTcctttatcgtttttctctctgtttctaccaaaaactggatgataaaaatcttcCGTCTTTGTTCtcaaagtaatttatttgttctttttgttgttttgtttttttattctggacatttaaaatgtcagtatgACGTTCTGGTTTTCAATGTTCATTagtattacttgaaaatgttctcaaaacaacaatatcaccGTTTATCACGATAACTTCTGGGAtcatttatcatccagcaaaatttatcgtgacagATCGACTGGCAGGATCCACATTTAATCATAAATACATCACTTTATTACATCACTAAAAcaacttttagaaataaaaacaaaaaacaaagactttgaaGACAACATGGCAGAAAACATGTAATATACAAACATAAKTAACTTTAGTATAACAGAACTTAAATTGCTTGCAGTTCATGAAAATATTGTCTTATCtgttctttaatatttttactgtcATTAAATATAACATCAGTTGCATATTATGGAACAACACATgttttcttaacttttaaataaaattaaaatgtgaattttgactAAATGatatatattgaaataaaatcgcAGGTTTTATGGTATAACCAAtcattctgaaaaacaaatggtgACATATTTGCTtcacaaaaaatagaaaattagatttttttctcctgttggcagaaaactgcaaaaacagaaaatYTTACCAATTatttctggtccagtttctgtgtttatttattttgtcaatgaacttgttttggttttgtctttTCGTTTCACAGATTACCTTTGCCAAGTAAGTCAGCTGACTGGACTCACTTTGGAGGTGAGGAGCTGAACTTTTCTCTCCGATTTTCAACAGattgttgttaaaaatgaacaaaaagaaacaaatataaagYGAATAAGCCAGCARGTAGTTTAGcagattcaaaatgtttgtggaattaaattattgatcaaTCTGGTCATGTTGTGAACACAGAGAGGCGCTGAAATGTTCTGGTTTGCACATCTTTTTCtcccttccactcaacttttgattcatatttctgtctttaacaGTCACCTTTTGTGCAAATTAGAATTGCTMaaataaatgtgttaaatggaaacacggcaatttagaaacaaatcatgttttttgaTAAATTTTTGATccaaaatttgtgttttttatttttggaaWaatgcaaaagaaaaaacacttttgcctcacatgagtcacatgatcagcaaccggatgttactactggaggaaATGACAAAAARGAAGACAGGAARTAGTTGAAGggcatgttttattaataacttTTTGCGCATGTGTTAAACTCGAGGCYTgagggccaaatctggcccgccataGCTGTTtgtgtggccctctagattccaGACCCTGgaaattcacataaaatcaacagatcccagttttttttatgctgatgCATAACTAAGTTTATTGCAAATGTTCTGCAAACATGTAGAAAAACGTTGGGTTTAAGTGACGCTAACTGTAGGAGTCAgttatttcttacttttatgaCAAAAAGTCACATGGAACGTCATATGTAAgcgcaaatattgcaaaattacttgcaaatatttcaaaattagttCCATAAAATCAGTAGGGACTGAACAGTTTGGACAGATGCTCAATATTACTTATAAAACACAGAGATTGCTATTTATTGATagtttatcaatacattctggatCAACCGGCTCTTTAAGATctttcatgatcttgatttggcccaagaCGAAAGTGAGTTTGACATCTCTgacttattgcgtgaacaaacttattcacatatgattttaattgcatttcttgcAATTGTATTTTTCKACTTTAGTGCAAAATTGacaagttttgcgcacatttttaatggaaacgccGGTATTGGCTGCAAGCTTACAtcactcaaaatgtttttcttcttgaaataaatcactgaaagtatttctgtttgaaaccaacaaaaataaagatgttttttatgagaCATTGAGTTAAACTTACAGTAAAAGTGGAGTTTTTCTCAGCTCTGCAGTCAGTGAGAAGCTATCAGAGGAGCGCCAGCGATGCGTCACATGCTCTGAGACATGAGTGGTGTGTTAAAGTGTTACCAAGCTGAACAGGGAGTTTTCTCTTTTCAGCTCAGGCTGATCAAAACAACGTTCCCACAGTTCCCATAAATCCCTCCACCTCCAAAATGAAAAAGCCGACCAGTTAGAGATGACTCGGCTTCTGTTGTTTGGATSCCAGGCCACAAGAATCTCAttttctccagctgcagccCACAACAACATAAAACTCTAATTAATCTTCTGGAATTTAATAAACTTCCCTRGTTTTCCTGATGGAAGTCATGTCATTTCTATTGAGCCGAGTCTGCTGCCTTCAGGTGAGAGGATGTTTCAGGACTCACCAAGCTTTGAGAAAGTTTTCCTACTGGGGCTGAAACRATTAATCGATCATTGAagtaatcgtcaactaatttagcaattattaatcattaactggagtagtTAATGAGAAGCAGGCCTGCAGATGAGAAACAGGATCAAGATTTACCAAGCAGAAGTATTCAgcctgaaacgattaatcatattaatcgtgattaattgtttaaataattgtcaactaatttagtaaacgATTATTTGTGAACTGGAGGATACAGAgtcaaaaaaggccatttgctgtaATAAAGCCctgtttatatttactttttatgtttggcCAGATTTGATTTCTTTAAGTTGTGTAGAACTCGGATAAACTAAAGAACTAagacgattaatcgtgattaatcaattattgcaataattgcAATAATTTGGTGaccaataaaatgttaactggagcatacagactcCTAAAATGgccatttggtaaaaaaaaaaaaaaccttcatatttagtttttatgttKGGGTCAGGctaagattttattatttttctagaataaagttgtacaacaaaaaagtttgaataatacgaaaataaaatgataattttaccagaaaaaagtcGTAATATTAAGAGAATTGAGTAACTTTTGAGAAgtccaacacaaaaaaataacaaaaaaatctctaacactGGAggttttttcttcataattttaagatgttATTCTGGTAAAAATGKATCTTTATTCTACAAATATCATCcctttctttttgcatttaagCAAAACTTCTCGTAGGGAGACGAACGACTGAGAGAAAAGTCATTTGTTCAAAACTATTTCCtatcatttttaatctttttttttttttttttttagaaaagaaggTGATTAAAAGTGAAATCTGAGACGTAATTGTTGTTGTCAGGCTCGGCTCCTCTGGACGAGCTCCACACGCTGCGcagccagctgctgctgctgcacaaccaGCTGCTGTACGAGCGCTACAAGAGGGAGCAGCACGCCGTCCGCAACCGCCGGCTCCTCCGACGCATCATCAACGCCACGGCGCTGGAGGAGCAGAACAACGCAATGGCAAGTTTCAACTCTTTACTGCTTCTTACCCGCGTTCCAAGAAACGGGCTGTTGCTAAGCTAAAGTAAGTAAAACAGAGCTAGCAAGTGTTTATCTGTCTTC of the Poecilia reticulata strain Guanapo linkage group LG12, Guppy_female_1.0+MT, whole genome shotgun sequence genome contains:
- the tsc1b gene encoding TSC complex subunit 1b, with protein sequence MAREQPNVGDLLPLLETSDLQQLEEIRSLINEQLSTERGSMLLNGLVDYFLETNSAQALHILSSVREPHDKHLLDKMNDCMAKPACRLPTLMLLGHVVRKQPSWIHKMARYPLLLSLLKCLKTDTDVVVLITGVLVLITLLPMIPQAGKQHLWEYFDIFGRLASWNLKNPGHVSEVYLIHLHASVYSLFHRLYGMYPCNFVSYLRSHYSMKENMETFEEVVKPMLEHVRIHPELVTGTKDHELDPTRWKKYEIHDIVIECAKVSLDPKEASCEEGYATMPENFYPQAHLRAQDSTSSPYTDLHSSYGSSSSTPFSTPRQPLPPPLSLPPLSGTQSSSSYRSPQTSRRQNSNSELNSSCGGKDPLWSPSSLCGMATPPSSRGMSPNLELSHSASHLPSRFHSTSGGKGTPASSTPATSSPPPTLSDDFPVISLPANTVQSSPPRKDRRHGESSKPGLVRQEHVRDXEKSGEGAANRDAGSSANVTMTLTELSVFVTKQELDLQLRTEKEREEAAITEELMKLTEDKQELPGLRGYDSPFFHTTETLTGRQTQNPXSSSNTHPGGSVRELRYAASTPDRAESALGGGAGDRAAASDRSAVDRSWSFQSGFTPIDHHLLRSPSAPDDDSSKFEMFSPSPCGKAPVPYESLFALALPRAASLFVGQKTSEAVHKAAMERLLQREEGLEDGEEEGVASASPLEVLDRLVQQGSDAHDKVLKRLPLPSKSADWTHFGGSAPLDELHTLRSQLLLLHNQLLYERYKREQHAVRNRRLLRRIINATALEEQNNAMKDQLNLQSVDIVSLRDSLQVEQQRYRQLWDDRETVVTRLHSQIRQLQQSRDDYYTKNQELQSKLQECQKRMDNLEAELQTANNKVGHTGHLLNQMTVKLSNSESSQQQMSFLNKQLLLLGEAHKLSMQDAQHPGKSNTKETEMLRMSHMKEVDSQRQSLLAQSQKLEAAQQRAAELETLLSKKEHLIAEQKKFLEDVKCQAKAELQVSDCRFQAQRRVTQLLQTELLQLYSRVEMEAPAAGSSSPPGGRAETRRHPDCSAAAPGGLHAVEQPNSPSPHDSPRGTNGSTLSPGQPKASGSSSPPASSMNGGQDLTPPLLMEPSAPCPHAALPAADAPLTVGSYPSAKSFLGMKARELFRNKSESQCDDEQPPPPRLAGLAHGLKTELCVEPGPAGPAAVIVHAKEPPPEPRLRPLGQGSPRRKAGPGQGGVRGPSGSGRPRQQLKIMDYNETHHEHS